TGCCCATATCAGCAGGGTCAAGTCATCCTCACATTGAAATCTACCTAATTTCAGTTTTGAGCTCTTCTCTGACACATGTCACAAAGGTATTCTAAAATTCtcaattcttttccttcctttatcttttctctttccttgttttccttccttctcctcctccttgttcTTCTATTCCTGTTTTGTTGTAACTTCCTTATTTCATCACACTGTGATCAGTGAATGTGGTCTATTGAATTTTTTGcttctaaagactttttttttttttaagattttggggaGGACCAAATACATGATAGGCTTAAAAAACATTGGCTAGTGtttaagtatttctttacttCTAAAGACTTTAAGGAcacattagaaatattttccatgtgtttttcagaagtagaaatgtttaaataacataaaagttCTCTACTCTTTGGAAGAGTGACGGACTAAACCATAATCTGAGTCCAGTGTAATTTGATgagtagaatttttaaagttaattttcatattttaaaacctgGTTATTAGCATATTTAGGGCTTTTCATTAATTCTAGAGACAGCTTGGGGAACTTGCCTTTTCCTAGGAAGTAAAGTGTTCGCAACAGCaaagttttttaaagtgttttaaatatcTCTGAAGCAATTTAATAAGAGCCTCTTCTACTAAAATTTAAGGCACTGATTATGGGTGCTTCATTTCCTTACTAGAGTAGGGTTTGCAAGTTATAGCTGAAGAAGATATTTCAGGAATTCTTTAGAATGTTAACAAATATATAAGGGGatctctggtggctcagcggtttagcacctccctttagctcggggcgtgatcctggagtcctgggatcaagtcccacgttgggttccccacatggagcctgcttctccctctgcctgtctctgcctctctctctctctctctgcatctctcatgaataaataaataaaatcttttttaaaatacttaattcaaattttattaatttttctaatttacccaacaaatttgttaaaatgtgtCATTCATCAAATTTTGAAATTCTAGAGGCCACCAGGGTGATAATTTGTGCTTAAACTCCTTTTACACAGACCTTGAAATTAAGCCTTTGTCATTTCTATTTAATGAAACTGTATCCTGAAACTTCCAAGCAAGCttggtttaagaaagaaaaatcaggggattcctgggtggctcggcggtttggcgcctgcctttggcccagggcgtcgtcctggagtcccagggcgtcgtcctggagtcccaggatcgagtcccaggatcgagtcccaggatcgagtcccgtgttgggctccctgagtggagcctgcttctccctctgcctgtgtctctgcttctctctctctctctctccctctgtgtctctcatgaataaatagataaaatctttttcaaaaaaatcaccatttacACTTACTTATCTGTATGTTAGGATTTTCTTCACATCATGAAaccaaagaataaaacagaagtaaATTAGTTTCTAAAGTTTTAACTGTCCTTCAAatcctgttttcaaatttttgtgccaaatataattcttctttattaattaattttataagtgAATTTTGTACATCATAATCACACCCACATTTATACCAGTAAACTAgagtttttatctattttacgAACtaaggggaaccctgggtggcgcagcggtttggcgcctgcctttggccccggggcgcgatcctggagacccggaatcgagtcccacgtcgggctcccggtgcatggagcctgcttctccctctgcctgtgtctctgcctctctctctctctgtgactatcataaataaatttttttaaaaaatttaaaaaaaaaacgaactaAGAATATCATGTAGGACTTTATACTGAAAACAAGTTCTCATGCCAAAGAACTCTGAAAAGTACTATTTgggaaatatatagcaaataATTAGTATTCTCTTACTTAATGGTAATTGACTGTCATTGCCTAGAACATTCTGAacttctgtaatttattttttgttttaagattgtatttatttattcatgagagacagagagagaggcagagcagggagccccatgtgggactcgatcccccatcatgccctgagccaaaggcagatgctcaaccactgagtcatccaggcgtccctgaactTTTGTAATTTCTGAGGtgatttttcccttctcttccttctcccaacCCCTGGCCCTGAGCCCTGCACATTCTAATGCCTTTGCATCCTGTTGTCTTTGCAGAGTATCTGATACAAGAAAGTGGCACAGACAGTTCAGCAATGTCTTGTTCCTTTGGGGAGAATAAGTCCAAGGGCTTGAAGATATCAGATGGCCTGGAAGGTGAGAGACAGCGGCAAAGTGGTGATGGGGCTGTCAGCCTGCCAGCCAACCAGCATGAGGCTGGaaagggatcccagaagaagccTCAGAGCAGACGGAGAGATCAAAAGAGCTCAGAGTGCCTGGATGTGCTGGGTAAGCCAGGGGCCAGGAGCCTCAGTTCGTCCTCCAGGAGAAGCCCATTCCCTGGCAAGCtgcagggggagaaggggagtCCTACTGACCATCTACGCAGGAATGCCAGCTCCTTAGGAAGGCTCCAAGGACTCTCCTCTGGGTCACTTACTGGGTCCCTGGGAAGAGTAAAATCCAAGATACCTGAAGAACGTTTATCATCAGGACAGAGGCGACCCAGAAGTCTTGAATTCACCattttttcaagagagagagaactcctCAATCCAGAAACTCTTCTGTctcaagagaaaatgagaagtgaTCATACAGACTCAGCAGCCACCCGCAGTGAAGTGGCCACTCTGGATGTAGGTGCTACTGTGGCTCCAGAGAAAGGCTCCAGGAATCCAGAACATTCCATGATCCCAAAGGAAGGAGCATTCAGGAATACACTTTCCAATGTATCATTGTCCAAAGGCAGGACAACCTGTGAGCATCCAGAATCTACAGGGCCTTCAAAGAAAAGTGGAATTGAGGGTCAAGAACCCCCTGAGACCTCGAGGGAGGTGGCAGGTGGTGAGCTCCATCAGCCTTCAGGTCCAGAAGTCCCTCCTTCTTCAGGTAAGGAAGGACCCCGGAACTCAGAAGACCTGGCATCCTTAGGCATGGTGACCTGTGCAGGTGTTCCCTCACAAGCCTTTTATCTCCACTGTGTTTATGTCACCAGATCCCTGAGTGCCCCCCAAGATCCCCAACACTTTGAGAATATGAGGTAGGCTGTGAATCCTGAAAAAGATGCATGTATGCACATCTTCATAAAATGTTGCATCAAAGTTCAGTTAGTTCTTAGACACTCTGAAATCCTTTAGAATTCCAAGGAATTCATGGACCTCAGTCTGAGCCTCTGGGAAAGATTGGGTAAAAATACCCTCTTCTCACAATGAACCCGTGGGACCCTGCCATTCACCTCCCCGGGCAGGGAGGAGAGCTGTTGGCTAAAATCCTAAATCTCTTTTACTAAGGAGGCAGAAATTAGGATTATGTTGGGTTGTGGATGACAGAAACACCAAAATAATGCTAACTGAAACAAGATAGAAGTTTGTTTCTCCTTCACATAAGTAACACACTGATGGTCCAGAACAGATGTGATACTCCATGGGCCAGGAACCCAGGCTCTTACTGTTTTTCTGCTCCACAAAGTTTGCTCTCAAACTCATGGTCTTAGATGGTGGCATCCTTATTCCAAGCAGTGGGATAGAAGGACAAAGGAGAAGACTATCATTTAGGGAAGGTTTCCAGAAGTTTCTAGAAGCCGCTCATGATGCCTTCATTTATATCCCTTTGGCCAGAATGTAGTCAGTAGCCACATCTAACTGCAAAAAatgctgtggggtttttttgggggggggagggagaagccatCAATTGATAGGCTGCAATCAATTCTATCACAAGAGGAGGGAATAATGGTTACTAGGAGGGCCTCTCACAGTCTCACAGCTATGATACGAATTCCTGGGACCTTGTGAGAGAAGGTGGGAGGGTTCTAATGGATTGAGtgtgcttctgtttcttcttgtacCTCCtgtcatttctgcttttttaagtTGTGTTATGGTCTTGGGGCACAGCTAGTCATAGCTGTTTGTCATCATGGTAGGTTATACCCTTCAGCCTTAAAAAGCCAAGTCTCTTTTCTTACTTCCATTTAGTTCTTCCTGAACCTGGAAGTGAGGAGAAGTCCCATTCGTTCTTTCATTCAACACACACTTCTCAAATCCTTATTATGTTCCAGGGACTCTGCTAGAGGTTAGGTTATGTACTCGGGAGCTTCCACTTGGGTCatgagcagcctgggtggtttttttttacatatttattttattttattttattttattttcagcctgGGTGGTTTTAAGTGGTAAAGCAAACACTAGTCAGAACATCTCACTGCCTTTATATCACCTGCTAGGTTCGTGTATGTGCAGGAGGAAGGGATAGGATTTGTAACAAAAAGGCCTTTCTTTAGGAGAAGTATCCAGGAATTCCAAGTCTCAGGACTTCCATGAGGTCTAGCCCTTAGCCCTCACTTCCACTGGGTGGTTCGCTGCCTGCTGGAGTGAAGTCAGGGGAGGACAAGCTAGAAGTGGCCACAGCCTGACCAGGACCTCATGTCCCAGACACGAGATAGCTCTCTCTGCTGTGTCTTGTAGCACACCTTCATTACATTTTGGATTTGTCACTCAAATTTTTCTGCTGTCATATCCCCAGGAAAGCCACAGGATGAGGCCATGTATCCCCTTGGCCGTGCCCAGGAAGGAGATCCAGCTGATGACACCTATGTGCATGATTCCTACAGACCTGCCATTGGTTCTGAGGATCTCAAGACCTCAGGCAGATACTCACCCAGCTGCCTCTCAAGCCAGGCCTCACTGCCTGTAAAGAACTCTGGAGACGTCCAGCAGAAGGAGGACCTGCAGATGGCTATCTTGAGCCCCAGGTCCCTGCCACAGTGTGAGCGACACATGAAGCAGGTCCAGCTGCTCTTCTGCGAGGACGACAGGGAGCCTATCTGCCTCATCTGTAGTCTGAGTCAGGAACACCGAGGCCACCGGGTACGCCCTATTGAGGAAGCTGCCCTTGAATACAAGGTAGGGCTtctttggcgggggggggggggggagcttttTAAAGTAGCCAGTAGCTACTTTATTTTCCCAACAACGCTGGGATGTTGGTGCATTAGGCAGCATTCTTGGGCTGTAACTggcaaaaatataatacaaaccAGACCAGCAAAGATGAAATTTATTGGTTCATGTAGCTAAGATCCAAGGGCACTAGCTTCAGGTATGGCTGAATCCAGGTGCCCACATGTCATTAAGAATCTCTTTCTCACCGCCTCTTGGATCTGCTTCCCTTGGTATGATGGATTCATTCTTCTTTCCTGGGCATCCTCCCTGTGCACTTGGCTACAGCACCCTCAGCTTTACTCCAtaaggcagatttttttccctctagagtTGTCACCAACTAAGGATGGCAGAAGCCAAGTTTAGGCTTTAACAAGTGCCCTTTTCCAGGTGAAAATTCAAAAGCAGCTGGAGTATGTGAAGGAGTTGAGAAAatctggggaggagcagagatcTCAGGGAGATAAGAAGACTGCGAAATTTCTGGTAAGGCCAGGAGTGTTCTGTGTCCAGTCCTTGCCTGAGTTCCCCCCTGCAAAAGGAGAGAGGGGACCAAAAGTGAGCAGAAGGTCTCCAAATTATGATCTGGTTCATAGGGAAGCAGAACTTATCACATATTTAGAATCTCCTGCTCTAAAAGGGGCAGAGAGGTAACAGGAATCCAAGGATGAGCTTGTTCCTGGAGAGACCCAACTGCAGCATAGGAGGGAAATTTCCAAGGAGCCTGTGCTTTCATATTCACCACAAAATGGTTTAGAGAAATTAACGCCACAACAGTGGTTGTTGCTGAGAGATGGGATTGGGGAAATGGGAGGagagatttttccattttaaatactCCACTGTATCATCTTTATAATtgttgtccattttattttttaaaaaaacatggattttaaaaattcaaatagttagagattttctttaaaactattattttgtgATGCCACAGATTTCAATAAATACACTTATTGGCCTTCTTCTGTTAAACCTGGACATGTAAATCACTTCCATTTTCCCTGCAGGCAAATTCACCTATCCCAAAGTGTCTTAATTTGTCTGACCCATTTCTGTTGGCTGGATTCCATCTCTCACACCACAATGGGAAACAGACAAAGATAAGAAAGGGCAGGAATGGGGGCGGGTATGGCATTGGCCCAGGTGTTTAACTTTTGGGAAACTCATGAAGTGTATGTAGtaaaagaaaaccacttttcCAGGGTGCCTGGCGGCGGGGATCAGTCAGCTAAGAGTCCAGCTCTTAATTCCAGGTCAGATAatggtctcaaggtcatgagattgagcctcgagtttggctccacactgggtgtggggtctgcttaagatttctctctctccctctctctctgcccttcccctcaccacTTTGCCCACTCACCAGCTCCCattctttctaaaacaaacaaacaaacaaacaaacaaacaacccttTCCTATGATCCCAGGTGGCTTGGAACTTGTGGGTgaagcagaggtcagagatgCCCCCTGCCATGAAGGTGAGACAGAAGCCTGGGCCACAGGGAAAGTCAGGGAGACAAGATCTGGTCTTCCCTTAAAATGCTCACAGTGACACGAGCTCCTGAGGAAAATGATGCTGTTTTCAAAACTtctgctcttcttccttctttcaatagttaaatatatgtgtgtgtgtgtgtgtgtgtgtgtgtgtgtgtgtgtgtgtatcatatggaagagggaggggaaacTTTTCTTTACAGCACAATGACACTAAAATAAGTGTGGaagaatggggtgcctggctgcctcagccagagagcatgaaactcttgatctcagggttgtgagttcaaccccACAATGGCTGcacagattacttaaataaaaattggggggatccctggggggggctcagtggtttaacacctgcctttggtccacggcatgatcctgggatcccagggtcaagtcccgcgtcaggctccctgcatgaagcctgcttctccctctgcctgtgtctctgcctctctctctctctctctctctctctctctctctctctatgtctatcatgaataaataaataaaatcttttttttgtatttatttatgatagtcacacagagagagagagagagaggcagagacacaggcagagggagaagcagtctccatgcaccgggagcccgacatgggatttgatcccgggtctccaggatcgcgccctgggccaaaggcaggcgctaaaccgctgcgccacccagggatccctaaataaataaaatcttttttaaaaagcctgggtgtttttttaaaaattaattaattaattaaaatttttaaaaaggactaaaGAGATTAAAATGATGACACTACTTATGTCCAGTCTTAGAAGATCCAAaaggggaacgcctgggtggtagcctctgcctttggctcaggtcatgatcccggagtcccaggatcaagtcccacatcgggctccccgcagggagtctgcttctccctctgcctgtgtctctgcctctctctctctctctctgtgtctctcatgaataaataaatgaaatcttaaaaaaaaaaaagaaagaaaagaaagaaggaagatccAAAAGGGCTTCTCCCTCCATGGAGGAATGAGAAGGTTCCCTTAGAGCCACTTCACCTTTCCTCAAAACTCTCTAGTCATGAGGAGGAAAAGCGAGATAGAACATGGGCCAGATGGCTGACCTATGTGCAGTTGTAGTAGAAGTCAAGTTCACCTACATTCACATTAATGGATTGACTGCCTCCATTCAGAGCTACACTGAGGCCCTTATGCCTGCCAGCACTTTGGCAGCAGGGTGGAGAGAAGTCTCCTTCCTGGACACTTGGTGGTCATAACCTTATCCACTTACAGCCCCAGGCATATGCTATCCTCACACTGACCTTCAAGGCAGGGAAAATGTGATACCAGGTATCCTAGTGTCCTGTGGCTGCCATAACAGAGCCCCACAGATTGAAtggcttaaaccacagaaatataGTCTTTCACAGTTCTGCAGGCCAGAAGTCtacaatcaaggtgtcagcaggactgtTCCTTCTGAGGGCCATGAAGGAGAGATGTCTTCCAGGCCTCCCTTCTCAGCTTGTAGATGTCATCTTTCCCTTGTGTTTCtttcctgtgtctgtgtcccaacATCCCCATTCCAGTGGCCCACTTCACCATGACTTCATCTAAACTAATTATATCTGTAATGATGCTATTTCCAATAAGATCATATTCTTTAGGTACTaggttaggactttaacataaATCTTGGAGGGGATACAAATCAACCCAGAACACTAGGTTTTAGGGCATTTTACAAGAGCCAGCCCTGGCCACCCTCAGTCTGTTCTGGAAGGTTCTGGCCCATTTTGCCTACTGCTCTGAAATCCAGGCCTCCAAGAAGCTGAGGAAGCATGCTTCTTATTCGCCTCCAGGAAGTGGGCTTCTGGGGATCCCCTGGGCATACACATCCAGCACACTGCACAGACCCCTACACTTTTTTGTTCCCCAGAAACAAACTGAAACCCAGAAGCAGAGAATCCAGCACCAAATAGAGCAACTGTACCATATTCTGGAGCAGCAAGAGAAGTTCTTTGTGGCCTCATTTGAAGATCTGAACCGGACCATTGGCCAGGTCAGGGAGACGTATAGCACCCAAGTGTCCAGAGACATTGCCCTCCTCGACGAGCTAATTGGAGAGCTGGAGGCCAAGCAATGCCAGCCAGAGTGGGAGCTCATGCAGGTGAGTGTGGCTGGGCCTGGCTTTCCCCCTCCCACTGTCCCCAGTAGGATGTCATGAGCTCCCAGCACTGCCATTAGCTCTGCTCAAGTCAGTACAAGACAAGGGTCTGGTGCCCAGATCCCTTTGATGAGCTCTCAGGAGTCCAGGGTGGCCCAGTTTTCAAGGGATCCCCTGGCATCTCCCAGAAGAAACAAGCAGGGTTTGGGTGCAGTTCTATTGTAAGCTCCACCAGGCTTCCACTTTGGGTGATGAGAATTAGAACGGGGGAGAGGTGCCCCCGTTTTGCTGACAACCTGGGGATATGAGCCCAGAAGGAAAGACCAGGAGTCAGCGCAGCCCCTAGGAGACTGGTAACGGGgagcttccttcttttctctcctaggACATCGGAGTCACCCTGCACAGGTACTGAGAGATCCCTTCGTGTTACCTTGGGTATCCTGCAGGAAGCTGTGGGGGAAGCATTCCTAGGACGGAGATGCTCCCAACCCCGGGTCTGACTCCTTCTGGGTTCCTCCCATCTCCTGCAGCTCCTAAGGCCTCTCTGGATTTGTGTAGGGAAAATGGGAGTGTGGTCAGGAGGGACAGCATGGGCTGAAGACTGGAAAGAATGAACACAGCCTATCATGCTAATGATGGTTCCTAAGAAACCTCCCTAAAGATCGCCAATTTTGCCTCAAGAATACTGTTCCTGCGGAAGTGCCTCCCTCCCTGAGGCCACAGTGCTTATGGTCTCAGGGAGGGAAGTATTTTCTAGGAGTCGTGATGCTCTAACCCCAgacaggggaaggaaggggaggggagggaggaggctggacaTTACAATCACTCCGGAGCTTTACAAAATCCTAACCTCCAGGCCTTGGCacacaaattaaatccaaatctTCAAAAGTGTGACCCTGGCATAAGTTTTTtggtcttttcctcttttctggtgggaaaatacatataacatggaATTTACCACtctaaccatttttattttttaagttatttatttatttatttatttatttatttgagacacagagagagagagagagagagagaaagagagagagagagagagagaggcagagacacaggcagagggagaagcaggctccatgcagggagcctgatgtgggactcaatctcggaccccaggatcatgccctgagtcaaaggcagacattcaaccattgaaccactcaggtgtatccacaaccatttttaaatgtgctgttcagtggcattaagtacatttgtCTTATTGTGCAATCAACACCACCTTTGTCTCCAgcactttttcatcttcccaaatggAAACGCCATACTATTAAAACATAACTCCCCATTGTTCCCTcactcagcccctggcaaccaccgttCTACATTCTGTCTTTACGGATTTGACTACTCTAACTGcttcacataagtggaatcatacagtatttgtgcttttgtgtctggcttatctcacttagcataatgtcatcaaggttcattcacattgtacaatgtgtcagaatttcattcttatgtaaggctgaataatattccattgtgtatacataccacaatttgtttatcccttcatccatcaatggacacttgagttgtttccacctgttggctattgtgaataatgctgctgtgaatattgcTGTACATATATCtgtttgagtctctgctttcaatttttttgagtatatacctagaagtggaattgatgtgtcatatggtaattctatgcttagttttttgaggaaccactatattattttctacagtgtctgcaccattttacattcctgccacCCATGCACAAGGGTTTTCCCACATCCTTGCTAATACCCGTCATTCTGATTTCTTCAAAATGCTGATACCATTCTAATGAGTCATATCTCAtcgtatttttttcttatttcttatcatGTTTATCTCAACAGAAAAGTACTAAAGAAGTGTAATTAATTTGACATAGATAATTCTGGGATGGACATTTCAATATCACACCATTATAAGGCTTTTAGTAAAACCCACTGTGGTTTTTATGTCAGTGGTTTTTAAAACTCTTCAGGTGATGCCAATCTGTGGCCAAAGTTGAGAACCAGTGTTTAAAACTCAGAGTCCAGGGAAGACCTTCATTGCAAAGTCCAGGTGGGCTGGGTGTTCCTGTAGAGGCTGCACTTTATTGCCATCTCATGGGAACTTGAGCTACCCCTATGCACCAGCCCTCTCTGGCCAACAGTCTTTTGTCTCTAGGGTCAAGATGGTGACTGTTCCTAAGCTGTGGAACACTCCCCTAGAGGTGGAAAAAAAGATCCAGTTGTTCTACCGGAAATCAGAGTTTGTAGAGAAGAGCATGAAGTACCTCTCAGGTAGGTGGGCTTGGGGGGGAAATGGGAGGcacttccctccttcccaggAGGCTCACCTCCTCCCTGAGATCCTTGTGGTCCAGAACCCTCTGACATCCCTTCTCCATCTCCCATGGCCTTtctaatgctgccttcagcctctTTCTGATCTGTCTCTACCTGGGGAACCTAACTCAagctccctttcttcttttagaaaTGCTGTGTTCAGAAATAGATATCTTCAATGGTGAGTATGGTGATGGAATAATGTGCTTGCCGGGGGTTACTGTGATATTCCCTATGCTGTTGATTTCTGGACAttatttagaaaagagaaaaacacctgcaacaaagtcaaaaaaaaaaagcttccataGGCTCTCTGCTGGACTTGTTCCCTGGGTCAACTCATCAGACCACAGAGTCTTCAAGGCAGGCCCCAGGGTCTAGGAGGAATGGGGTTAATCCAAGCAGAGGAAGCAAGGTcctgagttggggtgggggttctTGTCTTTCCTTGTTGTGGTGACCAGGGTagatttaacctctctgaattgAAATACTTaggttttttcccccatcttctttctctctgtagttCCAGAACTCATCTGTGCTCAGGCACATGCCGGTAAGTGCCCAGACTAAGGCAAGTGTACTTTACCTGCTGAGTCCCTATGCTGACCTCCAGTGCATTCAAGAAGACTGTCCCTCCAAGTGTCTTGGAGATGGGGAGAACCCTGTAGGTATGTTGCCCATGGACCCCCAGCTAGGTATTCTAATTCTTTCTGCAGCTAATGTGATTCTGGATGCAGAAACCGCCCACCCCAATCTCATCTTCTCAAATAACCTGAAGAGTGTGAGACTTGGAAACAAGCGGAATCGTCTGCCTGACAATCCAGAAAGATTTGATAGTTGCATCATTGCCCTAGGCCTTCCAAGCTTCTTCTCTGGCCGCCATTACTGGGAAGTAGAGGTGGGAAACAAGACAGGGTGGATCCTGGGCATCTGCAAAGCATCCATGAGCAGGAAAGGGAGCATGACTCTGTC
The genomic region above belongs to Vulpes lagopus strain Blue_001 chromosome 3, ASM1834538v1, whole genome shotgun sequence and contains:
- the MEFV gene encoding pyrin isoform X1, which encodes MIKTPSDHLLDSLEELLPNDFEKFKFKLQNTSVEKDHSRIPRGQVQNAKPVKLANLMINHYGEENAVRLTLQVLRAINQNLLAEELDKAIGPEYLIQESGTDSSAMSCSFGENKSKGLKISDGLEGERQRQSGDGAVSLPANQHEAGKGSQKKPQSRRRDQKSSECLDVLGKPGARSLSSSSRRSPFPGKLQGEKGSPTDHLRRNASSLGRLQGLSSGSLTGSLGRVKSKIPEERLSSGQRRPRSLEFTIFSRERELLNPETLLSQEKMRSDHTDSAATRSEVATLDVGATVAPEKGSRNPEHSMIPKEGAFRNTLSNVSLSKGRTTCEHPESTGPSKKSGIEGQEPPETSREVAGGELHQPSGPEVPPSSGKPQDEAMYPLGRAQEGDPADDTYVHDSYRPAIGSEDLKTSGRYSPSCLSSQASLPVKNSGDVQQKEDLQMAILSPRSLPQCERHMKQVQLLFCEDDREPICLICSLSQEHRGHRVRPIEEAALEYKVKIQKQLEYVKELRKSGEEQRSQGDKKTAKFLKQTETQKQRIQHQIEQLYHILEQQEKFFVASFEDLNRTIGQVRETYSTQVSRDIALLDELIGELEAKQCQPEWELMQDIGVTLHRVKMVTVPKLWNTPLEVEKKIQLFYRKSEFVEKSMKYLSEMLCSEIDIFNVPELICAQAHAANVILDAETAHPNLIFSNNLKSVRLGNKRNRLPDNPERFDSCIIALGLPSFFSGRHYWEVEVGNKTGWILGICKASMSRKGSMTLSPDNGYWVVIMMKRSEYQVSTIPPTRLQLREPPKRVGIFLDYKAGDISFYNVTNKSLIYAFTGFSSSEPLQPIFSPGTHDGGKNMDPLTICPVGDQEPH
- the MEFV gene encoding pyrin isoform X2 translates to MIKTPSDHLLDSLEELLPNDFEKFKFKLQNTSVEKDHSRIPRGQVQNAKPVKLANLMINHYGEENAVRLTLQVLRAINQNLLAEELDKAIGPEYLIQESGTDSSAMSCSFGENKSKGLKISDGLEGERQRQSGDGAVSLPANQHEAGKGSQKKPQSRRRDQKSSECLDVLGKPGARSLSSSSRRSPFPGKLQGEKGSPTDHLRRNASSLGRLQGLSSGSLTGSLGRVKSKIPEERLSSGQRRPRSLEFTIFSRERELLNPETLLSQEKMRSDHTDSAATRSEVATLDVGATVAPEKGSRNPEHSMIPKEGAFRNTLSNVSLSKGRTTCEHPESTGPSKKSGIEGQEPPETSREVAGGELHQPSGPEVPPSSGKPQDEAMYPLGRAQEGDPADDTYVHDSYRPAIGSEDLKTSGRYSPSCLSSQASLPVKNSGDVQQKEDLQMAILSPRSLPQCERHMKQVQLLFCEDDREPICLICSLSQEHRGHRVKIQKQLEYVKELRKSGEEQRSQGDKKTAKFLKQTETQKQRIQHQIEQLYHILEQQEKFFVASFEDLNRTIGQVRETYSTQVSRDIALLDELIGELEAKQCQPEWELMQDIGVTLHRVKMVTVPKLWNTPLEVEKKIQLFYRKSEFVEKSMKYLSEMLCSEIDIFNVPELICAQAHAANVILDAETAHPNLIFSNNLKSVRLGNKRNRLPDNPERFDSCIIALGLPSFFSGRHYWEVEVGNKTGWILGICKASMSRKGSMTLSPDNGYWVVIMMKRSEYQVSTIPPTRLQLREPPKRVGIFLDYKAGDISFYNVTNKSLIYAFTGFSSSEPLQPIFSPGTHDGGKNMDPLTICPVGDQEPH